Proteins from a single region of Hymenobacter aquaticus:
- a CDS encoding DUF5686 and carboxypeptidase-like regulatory domain-containing protein: MKSSFSLLLLALSLLLGPVPAVAQRLVFTGRITEAATGQPVPFASVFVKGSTFGTTADDNGRYELAVTHPVDSLSASGMGYRPKSAAVGRQPQQTVNLALASAAVSLSEVVIRPTENPAFAILRKVQQHKRQNDKGRLEAFEFDSYNRIEASLSDITDRLARRKVIRDMTALAGSVGEMERNAAGKPTVPVFGSEVVSRYYVRHRPNREREEIRHSQLYGAAPRDGTVLSQLLGSSFQDYDFYPNWQVVMGKDFISPIADGWRITYDYDLEDSVLVGQDFCYQLKVFPRRAQDLAFTGRIWITTAGYALRKLDLTVDPKANINFVDQIRIQQELAPTPAGPWLPSRTQVVVGLKPTPKQTGLLVRFTTINSGFVAQRPHELAFYDQPLAIAADALKVPAGFWAEHRPDTLTAQEARTLTVLDSVGKLPSVRTFLEVADLVVNGYQPLGRRELVELGPVLYTYNWNNVEGNRLRVGLRSTPALSPDWLAQGYLAYGTRDGEFKYGVSADRIVNRANWTVLSLRHTRDLDLVALLDNDMALESPLFEVAARFGNIKPLLPLWREVTSVGAQTDLFHNFTQKLTLRHQRFDPLYNFAYYTSAVQAPEGPTAHRFQLSEAVFESRYAPDEVLVQNQNHRTTVGVRKWPVFTFRYTLGLNGVLGSDFAYHKFNLAVAQSVQLGQLGRTEYILDAGYIPSTVPYPVLKAHLGNESPIYTSNAYNLMRYFEFVSDRYVSLHAEHYFEGLLVNAVPLLKKLDWRLVASGNVLQGSLRDANRHATPLADATGVPQPEFHSLGRTPYVEMGYGVENILKFIRVDFLHRLTYRDLPGTRTFGVKVCAQFKL, from the coding sequence ATGAAATCCTCTTTCTCGCTGCTTCTGCTGGCGCTGAGCCTACTGCTGGGCCCCGTGCCCGCCGTAGCCCAGCGCCTGGTGTTTACCGGGCGCATCACTGAAGCCGCCACCGGCCAGCCGGTGCCCTTCGCGTCGGTGTTTGTAAAAGGCTCCACTTTCGGCACCACCGCCGACGATAACGGCCGCTACGAGCTGGCCGTCACGCATCCCGTTGATTCGCTTTCGGCCTCGGGCATGGGCTACCGGCCCAAAAGCGCCGCCGTGGGCCGCCAGCCCCAGCAAACGGTGAACCTGGCCCTGGCCTCGGCCGCCGTGTCGCTGAGCGAAGTCGTGATTCGGCCCACCGAAAACCCGGCCTTCGCCATTCTGCGCAAGGTGCAGCAGCACAAGCGGCAAAACGACAAGGGCCGCCTCGAGGCCTTCGAGTTCGACAGCTACAACCGCATCGAGGCCTCCCTGTCCGACATCACCGACCGGCTGGCCCGCCGCAAGGTCATTCGGGACATGACGGCCCTGGCTGGCTCGGTGGGGGAGATGGAGCGCAACGCGGCCGGCAAGCCCACCGTGCCGGTGTTCGGCTCCGAAGTCGTGTCGCGCTACTACGTGCGGCACCGGCCCAACCGGGAGCGGGAGGAAATCCGTCACTCCCAGCTCTACGGCGCGGCCCCGCGCGACGGCACGGTGTTGTCGCAGCTGCTGGGCTCCTCGTTTCAGGACTACGATTTCTACCCCAACTGGCAGGTGGTGATGGGCAAGGACTTCATTTCGCCCATTGCCGACGGCTGGCGCATCACCTACGACTACGACCTGGAAGACTCGGTGCTGGTGGGGCAGGATTTCTGCTACCAGCTCAAGGTGTTTCCGCGCCGGGCCCAGGATCTGGCTTTCACCGGCCGCATCTGGATTACCACTGCCGGCTACGCCCTGCGCAAGCTGGATCTGACCGTGGACCCCAAGGCCAACATCAACTTCGTGGATCAGATCCGGATTCAGCAGGAGCTGGCCCCAACGCCGGCCGGGCCGTGGCTGCCGAGCCGCACGCAGGTGGTGGTGGGCCTCAAGCCCACGCCCAAGCAAACCGGCCTGCTGGTCCGCTTCACCACGATTAACTCGGGCTTCGTGGCCCAGCGGCCCCACGAGCTGGCCTTCTACGACCAGCCCCTGGCCATCGCCGCCGACGCCCTGAAAGTACCCGCCGGCTTCTGGGCCGAGCATCGCCCCGATACGCTCACGGCCCAGGAAGCCCGCACCCTTACCGTGCTCGACTCGGTGGGCAAGCTGCCCTCGGTGCGCACGTTTCTGGAAGTGGCCGACTTGGTCGTGAACGGCTACCAGCCCCTGGGCCGGCGCGAGCTGGTGGAGCTGGGGCCCGTGCTCTATACCTACAACTGGAACAACGTGGAAGGCAACCGCCTGCGCGTGGGTTTGCGCAGCACCCCGGCCCTCAGCCCCGACTGGCTGGCGCAGGGCTACCTGGCCTACGGCACCCGCGACGGGGAATTTAAGTACGGCGTCTCGGCCGACCGGATCGTGAACCGCGCCAACTGGACCGTGCTCAGCCTCCGGCACACCCGCGACCTGGACTTGGTGGCCCTGCTCGACAACGACATGGCCCTGGAAAGCCCGCTGTTTGAGGTGGCCGCCCGCTTCGGCAACATCAAGCCGCTGCTGCCGCTGTGGCGCGAAGTAACCAGCGTGGGCGCCCAGACTGACCTGTTTCACAACTTCACCCAGAAGCTGACTTTGCGCCACCAGCGCTTCGACCCGCTCTACAATTTCGCCTACTACACCAGCGCGGTGCAGGCCCCGGAAGGCCCGACGGCGCACCGGTTTCAGCTGTCGGAGGCCGTGTTCGAGTCGCGCTACGCCCCGGATGAGGTGCTGGTGCAGAACCAGAACCACCGCACGACCGTGGGCGTGCGCAAGTGGCCCGTGTTTACCTTCCGCTATACCCTGGGGCTGAATGGGGTGCTGGGCAGCGACTTTGCCTACCACAAATTCAACCTGGCCGTGGCCCAAAGCGTGCAGCTGGGCCAGCTGGGCCGCACCGAGTACATCCTCGACGCGGGCTACATCCCGAGCACGGTGCCGTATCCGGTGCTCAAGGCCCACCTGGGTAACGAGTCGCCGATTTACACGTCCAACGCCTATAACCTGATGCGCTACTTCGAGTTCGTCAGCGACCGGTACGTGTCGTTGCACGCCGAGCACTACTTCGAAGGCTTGCTGGTGAATGCCGTGCCGCTGCTCAAGAAGCTGGATTGGCGCCTCGTGGCCTCGGGCAACGTGCTGCAAGGCAGCCTGCGCGACGCCAACCGCCACGCCACGCCCCTGGCCGATGCCACCGGGGTGCCGCAGCCCGAGTTCCATTCCCTGGGCCGCACGCCCTACGTGGAAATGGGCTACGGCGTGGAGAATATCCTCAAGTTCATCCGCGTCGACTTCCTGCACCGCCTCACCTACCGCGACCTGCCCGGCACCCGCACCTTCGGCGTGAAAGTCTGCGCCCAGTTCAAGCTCTGA
- a CDS encoding catalase family protein, with translation MRADFASLPYVPFSPAIEQPQPNEQQLMEETVAAMRRMAQSQFDQHRHANRDAHAKSHAIVRGELHIPADLPPHLAQGLFALPGTYPVIIRLSTAAGQLLPDKVSGFRGFALKVLNVPGPKLGPEDLDALTQDWLLVNHPAIATGTVQQYHDAVLKAEKTAGLPEEVRTVASVVGQAVHKGLAAVGVQKDLLPLGLDQPQNHILGETFHSMGTFRYGDYLAKISVAPLSENVRALTGQVQSIEADSAWRDILGAFFREQGAEYELRAQLCTNLDTMPVEDGSVEWPAADSPFQPIGRLVITAQESYSPARRVFGDDVLSFSPFHCLPAHQPLGSINRVRRLAYPSSSRFRHEQNAQPRREPRDISELPD, from the coding sequence ATGCGTGCTGACTTCGCCTCCCTTCCCTACGTTCCCTTTTCGCCGGCCATTGAGCAGCCGCAGCCCAACGAGCAGCAGCTGATGGAAGAAACCGTGGCCGCCATGAGGCGCATGGCCCAAAGCCAGTTCGACCAGCACCGCCACGCCAACCGCGACGCCCACGCCAAGAGCCACGCCATTGTGCGGGGCGAGCTGCACATCCCGGCCGACCTGCCGCCCCACCTGGCGCAGGGTTTGTTTGCCTTGCCGGGCACCTATCCGGTTATCATCCGTCTATCCACGGCGGCGGGCCAGCTGCTGCCCGATAAGGTGAGCGGCTTCCGGGGCTTTGCCCTCAAGGTGCTCAATGTGCCGGGCCCCAAGCTGGGCCCCGAAGACCTGGATGCCCTGACCCAGGACTGGCTGCTGGTAAACCACCCGGCCATTGCAACCGGTACCGTTCAGCAGTACCACGATGCCGTGCTGAAGGCGGAGAAAACGGCCGGTCTGCCCGAGGAGGTGCGGACGGTGGCTTCCGTGGTGGGGCAGGCCGTGCACAAAGGCCTGGCGGCAGTGGGCGTGCAGAAGGATTTGCTGCCCCTGGGTCTGGACCAGCCCCAAAATCATATTCTGGGCGAGACCTTCCATTCAATGGGGACCTTCCGCTACGGCGACTACCTGGCCAAAATCAGCGTGGCCCCGCTCTCGGAGAATGTGCGCGCCCTCACCGGACAGGTGCAGTCCATCGAGGCCGATTCGGCTTGGCGGGATATTCTGGGCGCGTTTTTCCGGGAGCAGGGGGCCGAATACGAGCTGCGCGCCCAGCTCTGCACCAACCTCGACACCATGCCCGTGGAGGACGGCTCGGTGGAGTGGCCCGCGGCCGACAGCCCGTTCCAGCCCATCGGCCGCCTGGTTATTACTGCGCAGGAAAGCTACAGCCCGGCCCGCCGCGTGTTCGGCGACGACGTACTTTCATTCAGTCCGTTCCACTGCCTGCCGGCCCACCAGCCCCTGGGCAGCATCAACCGGGTGCGCCGGCTGGCGTATCCCTCCTCCTCCCGGTTCCGCCACGAGCAGAACGCGCAGCCCCGCCGCGAACCGCGCGACATCAGCGAGCTGCCCGACTAA
- a CDS encoding efflux RND transporter periplasmic adaptor subunit, translated as MQPHLLLVAGLLVAFSLSGCGSKTESAAPAPAPPVPVVARPVQSLAQSRTVAVSGALEADKTVEVGFLIGGRVSQVSVEEGGRVRAGQVLASLDVGSYRYALGAANATLARAQDEYGRLKLMFDRGSLTASDLEAAATAVAQARAQQQQAAKNVRDGQVLAPISGRLARRGTDPGEIVGPGTPQFTIVSEGPILMRAAVPEAEVSELRPGLRTRVTVPALDSTFTGTIEAVGTVADPASRTYAVKITLPNPGGRLRPGMVAEAAIATTQKVQVLSVPGEAIVRDADQLTYVYVADAQRRQAYRQRVQVGGVTDQGVQLTAGVRAGQLVVVGGQQRLRDGASIHLTSPAQ; from the coding sequence ATGCAACCACACCTACTTCTTGTCGCCGGGCTGCTGGTGGCGTTCAGCCTGAGCGGCTGCGGCTCCAAAACCGAATCGGCAGCCCCGGCCCCCGCGCCGCCCGTCCCGGTTGTTGCCCGACCCGTTCAGAGCCTGGCGCAGAGCCGGACGGTAGCCGTGAGCGGGGCCCTCGAAGCCGATAAAACCGTGGAAGTAGGATTTCTGATTGGGGGGCGGGTAAGCCAGGTCAGCGTGGAAGAAGGCGGGCGGGTGCGCGCCGGGCAGGTGCTGGCCAGCCTTGACGTGGGCAGCTACCGGTACGCGCTGGGCGCGGCCAATGCCACGCTGGCCCGGGCCCAGGACGAGTACGGACGGCTCAAGCTCATGTTTGACCGCGGCAGCCTCACGGCCAGCGACCTGGAAGCGGCTGCCACGGCCGTGGCCCAGGCCCGCGCCCAGCAGCAGCAGGCCGCCAAAAACGTGCGCGACGGGCAGGTGCTGGCCCCCATTTCGGGCCGCCTGGCCCGGCGCGGTACCGACCCCGGCGAAATTGTGGGGCCGGGCACCCCGCAGTTTACCATCGTCAGCGAGGGGCCGATTCTGATGCGGGCCGCCGTACCCGAGGCCGAGGTCAGTGAGCTGCGGCCCGGCCTGCGCACCCGCGTTACGGTGCCGGCCCTGGACTCCACGTTCACGGGCACCATTGAGGCGGTGGGTACGGTGGCCGACCCGGCCTCCCGCACCTACGCGGTGAAAATTACCCTGCCCAACCCCGGCGGGCGGCTGCGCCCGGGCATGGTGGCCGAAGCGGCCATTGCCACCACCCAGAAAGTTCAGGTGCTGTCGGTGCCCGGGGAGGCCATTGTGCGGGATGCCGATCAGCTGACGTACGTGTACGTGGCGGACGCGCAGCGCCGGCAAGCCTACCGGCAGCGGGTGCAGGTGGGCGGCGTAACCGACCAGGGTGTGCAGCTTACGGCCGGCGTGCGCGCGGGCCAGCTGGTGGTAGTGGGCGGGCAGCAGCGCCTGCGCGACGGGGCATCCATTCACCTTACTTCCCCGGCCCAATGA